Proteins found in one Pseudomonas mosselii genomic segment:
- a CDS encoding DUF6384 family protein: protein MSNGSLSEQMGAMALVGELRLQQRQVQEHLDLALRRAEIVERIRGYYQRQGIACDDSLIEQGVREFFARRLRFEAPQLSWPRRLLAGMLLRRRLLAWGG from the coding sequence ATGAGCAATGGCTCGCTCAGCGAACAGATGGGGGCCATGGCCCTCGTCGGCGAGCTGCGCCTGCAGCAGCGCCAGGTTCAGGAGCATCTGGACCTGGCGCTGCGTCGCGCCGAAATCGTCGAACGCATTCGTGGCTACTACCAGCGCCAGGGCATCGCTTGCGATGACAGCCTGATCGAGCAAGGGGTACGCGAGTTCTTCGCCCGCCGTCTGCGGTTCGAGGCGCCGCAACTGTCCTGGCCCCGCAGGTTGCTGGCGGGGATGCTCCTGCGCCGCAGGCTGCTGGCCTGGGGGGGCTGA
- a CDS encoding M23 family metallopeptidase, which yields MPRLFAPLLALALLLPLTAAQASYITRTLDKPVPGGVAVVNLGPAASAPSARFDGKPVLVVKEQDNWLAIVGIPLTQKPGSAVLTQGGRDIRFSVGSKKYPEQHITLKNKRQVNPEPEDLKRIDRELAEQVKAYRSFSPALPSNLILDKPVNGPLSSKFGVRRFFNGEERNPHAGLDFAVPAGTPIKTPANGKVILVGDYFFNGRTVFVDHGQGFISMFCHMSKIDVKPGQVLRRGEVVGRVGSTGRATGPHMHWNVSLNDARVDPAIFIGAFQP from the coding sequence ATGCCCCGCCTGTTCGCGCCCCTGCTCGCCCTTGCCCTGCTGCTGCCGCTCACCGCGGCCCAGGCCAGCTACATCACCCGCACCCTCGACAAGCCGGTGCCCGGCGGCGTGGCCGTGGTCAACCTGGGGCCGGCCGCCAGCGCGCCGAGCGCCCGCTTCGACGGCAAGCCGGTGCTGGTGGTGAAGGAGCAGGACAACTGGCTGGCCATCGTCGGCATCCCGCTCACCCAGAAACCCGGTAGCGCCGTGCTCACCCAGGGGGGGCGCGACATCCGCTTCAGCGTGGGCAGCAAGAAATACCCCGAACAGCACATCACCCTGAAGAACAAGCGCCAGGTCAACCCCGAGCCCGAGGACCTCAAGCGCATCGACCGCGAGCTGGCCGAACAGGTCAAGGCCTACCGCAGCTTCAGCCCGGCCCTGCCGAGCAACCTGATTCTCGACAAGCCCGTCAACGGCCCGCTGTCGAGCAAGTTCGGCGTGCGCCGCTTCTTCAACGGCGAGGAGCGCAACCCTCATGCGGGCCTTGACTTCGCCGTGCCGGCCGGCACGCCGATCAAGACCCCGGCCAATGGCAAGGTGATCCTGGTGGGCGACTACTTCTTCAATGGCCGCACGGTGTTCGTCGACCATGGCCAGGGCTTCATCAGCATGTTCTGCCATATGTCGAAGATCGACGTGAAGCCAGGGCAGGTGCTACGCCGTGGCGAGGTGGTGGGCCGCGTGGGTTCGACTGGCCGGGCCACCGGGCCGCACATGCACTGGAACGTCAGCCTCAACGATGCGCGGGTCGATCCGGCGATTTTCATCGGCGCGTTCCAGCCCTGA
- the xseA gene encoding exodeoxyribonuclease VII large subunit, whose product MIRDPFERLGLDREVLTVSQLNGRARVLLEDVFRSVWVEGEISNLARPASGHMYFTLKDSGAQIRCALFRQNAARVRQALRDGLAVKVRGKVSLFEGRGDYQLILDTVEPAGDGALRLAFEALKEKLGAEGLFSTERKQPLPAHPRRIGIVTSPTGAVIRDIISVFRRRAPQVELNLIPTAVQGREAITQIVRALQMADRQGFDALILARGGGSLEDLWCFNEEAVARAVAACVTPIVSAVGHETDVSISDFVADVRAPTPSAAAELLAPDSSGLQQRLDSLQRRLLLRMQSRLAHDRLRVEGLTRRLRHPGERLRQQAQRLDDLDMRLRRAFALNLRQRHERLGRLDMRLAAQHPGRNLKLLKQRLDSLAERLPRAMREVIKDRRQRFQAQLQTLQVVSPLATLARGYSILLDERGQAIRNAAQTHNGQRLTARLNEGELKVRVEDNHQTPVTLSLLD is encoded by the coding sequence ATGATCAGAGACCCTTTCGAACGACTCGGCCTGGACCGCGAGGTCCTCACCGTCAGCCAGCTCAACGGCCGCGCCCGCGTGCTGCTCGAGGACGTATTCCGCAGTGTCTGGGTGGAAGGCGAGATTTCCAACCTCGCCCGCCCGGCCTCCGGCCACATGTACTTCACCCTCAAGGACAGCGGCGCGCAGATCCGCTGCGCGCTGTTCCGGCAAAACGCCGCTCGCGTGCGCCAGGCCCTGCGCGATGGCCTGGCGGTCAAGGTGCGCGGCAAGGTTTCGCTGTTCGAGGGCCGCGGCGACTACCAGCTGATCCTCGACACCGTCGAACCGGCCGGTGACGGCGCCCTGCGCCTGGCCTTCGAGGCGCTGAAGGAAAAGCTCGGCGCCGAGGGGCTGTTCAGCACCGAACGCAAGCAGCCGCTGCCGGCCCATCCGCGGCGCATCGGCATCGTCACCTCGCCCACCGGCGCGGTGATCCGCGACATCATCAGCGTGTTCCGCCGCCGTGCGCCGCAGGTCGAGCTCAACCTGATCCCTACCGCCGTGCAAGGCCGCGAGGCCATCACGCAGATCGTCCGCGCCCTGCAGATGGCCGACCGGCAGGGCTTCGACGCGCTGATCCTGGCCCGTGGCGGCGGCTCGCTGGAAGACCTCTGGTGCTTCAACGAAGAGGCCGTGGCCCGTGCCGTGGCCGCCTGCGTGACGCCGATCGTCAGCGCCGTGGGCCATGAGACCGACGTGTCGATCAGCGACTTCGTCGCCGACGTGCGCGCCCCCACGCCATCAGCCGCCGCCGAGCTGCTCGCCCCCGACAGCAGCGGCCTGCAGCAGCGCCTGGACAGCCTGCAGCGACGCCTGTTGCTGCGCATGCAGAGCCGTCTGGCCCATGACCGCCTGCGCGTCGAGGGCCTGACCCGACGCCTGCGCCACCCGGGCGAGCGCCTGCGCCAGCAGGCCCAACGCCTGGACGACCTGGACATGCGCCTGCGCCGCGCCTTCGCGCTGAACCTGCGCCAACGCCACGAACGTCTCGGCCGCCTCGACATGCGCCTGGCCGCACAACACCCGGGACGCAACCTGAAACTGCTCAAGCAGCGCCTGGACAGCCTGGCCGAGCGCCTGCCACGGGCCATGCGCGAGGTGATCAAGGACCGCCGCCAGCGCTTCCAGGCGCAGTTGCAGACGCTGCAGGTGGTCAGCCCATTGGCCACCCTCGCCCGCGGCTACAGCATCCTTCTCGACGAGCGCGGCCAGGCCATCCGCAACGCCGCGCAGACCCACAACGGCCAGCGCCTGACTGCCCGCCTCAACGAAGGCGAGCTCAAGGTGCGGGTCGAGGACAACCACCAGACTCCGGTCACCCTCTCGCTACTGGACTGA
- a CDS encoding sulfite exporter TauE/SafE family protein, protein MLAQLSFSMLDWLPILLGVGVAYIVFGIAGFGTALVAGPVLIHFMPLSRIVPLLVLLDFVAAFGNLLPSRRDVVRGELLRLLPFMAVGCTLGVVFLLRLKSDVLLLLMGLFVTAYAVYGLAVKVRPANLSGAWAVPMGTVGGLFGALFGSGGFLYAIYLSARLEAKEQVRATQVALISCSTVVRLSLFLIAGVYADASLLLLAACLLPVMFIGTWLGRRLTLRLSREAFVRLVTWLVLASGLALIGRYLSA, encoded by the coding sequence ATGCTCGCTCAACTGTCGTTTTCCATGCTCGACTGGCTACCCATCCTGCTAGGTGTGGGGGTGGCTTATATCGTCTTCGGCATCGCCGGTTTCGGCACCGCGCTGGTCGCTGGCCCCGTGCTGATCCATTTCATGCCATTGTCGCGGATCGTTCCGTTGCTGGTGCTGCTGGACTTCGTCGCCGCCTTCGGCAACCTGCTACCGTCGCGGCGCGACGTGGTGCGCGGCGAACTGCTCAGGCTGCTGCCGTTCATGGCCGTGGGCTGCACGCTGGGCGTGGTGTTCCTGCTGCGCCTGAAGTCCGATGTGCTGCTGTTGCTGATGGGGCTGTTCGTCACCGCCTATGCGGTCTATGGCCTGGCGGTGAAGGTACGGCCGGCGAACCTGTCGGGCGCCTGGGCGGTGCCCATGGGGACGGTAGGCGGGTTGTTCGGCGCCCTGTTCGGCAGTGGTGGTTTTCTGTACGCGATCTACCTCAGTGCGCGGCTGGAGGCCAAGGAGCAGGTGCGGGCGACCCAGGTCGCGCTGATCAGTTGCAGCACGGTGGTGCGCCTGTCGCTGTTCCTGATCGCCGGGGTGTATGCCGACGCCAGCCTGTTGCTGCTGGCCGCCTGCCTGCTGCCGGTGATGTTCATCGGTACCTGGCTGGGTCGACGGTTGACGCTGAGGCTGTCCCGCGAGGCCTTCGTGCGGCTGGTCACCTGGCTGGTGCTGGCCAGCGGCCTGGCGTTGATCGGTCGCTACCTGAGCGCCTGA
- the leuA gene encoding 2-isopropylmalate synthase: MTMLKDPSKKYRAFPTIDLPDRTWPSKTITQAPIWCSSDLRDGNQSLIEPMDSEKKLRFWKTLVQVGVKEIEASFPSASQTDFDFVRTLIEDGHIPDDTTIQVLTQAREDLIARTFESLRGAKKAIVHLYNATCPSFRRIVFNQDKQGVKDIAVNAAKLFVKYAAQQPNTQWTFQYSPETFSATELEFAKEVCDAVIEVWNPTPEHKIILNLPATVEVATPNVYADQIEWFCRNINRRDSVIISLHTHNDRGTGIAATELGLMAGADRAEGCLFGNGERTGNVDLVTLALNLYTQGIDPQLDFSDIDGVRKVVEECNQLPVHPRHPYVGDLVHTAFSGSHQDAIRKGFAKQQDGELWEVPYLPIDPADIGRSYEAVIRVNSQSGKGGITYLLEQEYGISLPRRMQIEFSQVVQGETDRLGLEMTAEQIYKLLQKEYLQANAPYALVSHRLQEENGSSHVQVEVSGEGETTLHWHGKGNGALEALVAGLPVNVEIMDYNEHAIGAGTNAKAAAYIELRVAGGRPVHGVGIDENITTASFKALFSALNRSLSQQQAKAA, from the coding sequence ATGACCATGCTCAAAGACCCTTCGAAGAAATACCGCGCGTTCCCGACCATCGACCTGCCCGACCGTACCTGGCCGTCGAAGACCATCACCCAGGCACCGATCTGGTGCAGTTCCGACCTGCGTGATGGCAACCAGTCGCTGATCGAGCCGATGGACTCGGAGAAGAAGCTGCGGTTCTGGAAGACCCTGGTGCAGGTGGGCGTGAAGGAAATCGAAGCCTCGTTCCCGTCGGCCTCGCAGACCGACTTCGACTTCGTGCGCACTCTGATCGAAGACGGCCACATCCCGGACGACACCACCATCCAGGTGCTGACCCAGGCCCGTGAAGACCTGATCGCCCGTACCTTCGAATCCCTGCGCGGGGCCAAGAAGGCCATCGTCCACCTGTACAATGCCACCTGCCCGTCGTTCCGCCGCATCGTCTTCAACCAGGACAAGCAGGGCGTGAAGGACATCGCGGTCAACGCCGCCAAGCTGTTCGTCAAGTACGCCGCCCAGCAGCCGAACACCCAGTGGACCTTCCAGTACTCGCCTGAAACCTTCAGCGCCACCGAACTGGAGTTCGCCAAGGAAGTGTGCGACGCGGTGATCGAAGTGTGGAACCCGACTCCTGAGCACAAGATCATCCTCAACCTGCCGGCCACCGTCGAAGTCGCCACGCCGAACGTCTACGCCGACCAGATCGAATGGTTCTGCCGCAACATCAACCGTCGCGACAGCGTGATCATCAGCCTGCACACCCACAACGACCGTGGCACCGGCATCGCCGCCACCGAGCTGGGCCTGATGGCCGGCGCCGACCGTGCCGAAGGCTGCCTGTTCGGCAACGGCGAGCGCACCGGCAACGTCGACCTGGTCACCCTCGCCCTGAACCTCTACACCCAGGGCATCGACCCGCAGCTGGACTTCTCCGACATCGACGGCGTGCGCAAGGTCGTCGAGGAGTGCAACCAGCTGCCGGTGCACCCGCGTCACCCGTACGTCGGCGACCTGGTCCACACCGCCTTCTCCGGCTCGCACCAGGACGCCATCCGCAAGGGCTTCGCCAAGCAGCAGGACGGCGAACTGTGGGAGGTGCCGTACCTGCCGATCGACCCGGCCGACATCGGCCGCAGCTACGAGGCGGTGATTCGCGTCAACAGCCAGTCGGGCAAGGGTGGCATCACCTACCTGCTCGAGCAGGAGTACGGCATCAGCCTGCCGCGCCGCATGCAGATCGAGTTCAGCCAGGTGGTACAGGGCGAGACCGACCGTCTCGGCCTGGAAATGACCGCCGAGCAGATCTACAAGCTGCTGCAGAAGGAGTACCTCCAGGCCAACGCACCGTATGCGCTGGTCAGCCACCGCCTGCAGGAAGAGAACGGCAGCAGCCACGTGCAGGTGGAAGTCTCCGGTGAAGGCGAGACCACCCTGCACTGGCACGGCAAGGGCAACGGCGCCTTGGAAGCGCTGGTCGCCGGCCTGCCGGTCAACGTGGAGATCATGGACTACAACGAGCACGCCATCGGTGCCGGCACCAACGCCAAGGCGGCGGCGTACATCGAACTGCGTGTGGCCGGTGGGCGTCCGGTGCATGGCGTGGGCATCGACGAGAACATCACCACCGCCAGCTTCAAGGCGCTGTTCAGCGCGCTGAACCGGTCGCTGAGCCAGCAACAGGCCAAAGCGGCTTGA
- a CDS encoding DUF6384 family protein encodes MTVSLSEQMGAMALVDELRHQELAQQEHLDLPKQRSEVSERIRSYYQRNGIHHEQTHVEQGVRAFFAQRLVFEAPPLSRWERLLVRLALSPSLLIPPTAAVLAVGALSWHCLLVGYDRTMTPDTLFIAIDTYTRSTLLAQREAEEDLREAIAREVRLECLMTEKLNELASFQLEHGPELDPETRQLLAERESAQAELHDHIDRLQRLIKARLETQRHLQTRIGTLETQARTQLEKDPAYLSLTAHIRRALDNEPQAELAYVEIRDECRAKLVAYWNNPIFRALVLRDYATERYRPRLLRTWLDDFLARKVSFQVNQANEQMLQAMLDRNEVQREQRMRDREQMGREHQAYLDEAYHRLGLPALWAQDDALDHELSEAKAEVDAWYLQLSAFNQGRDRNLQRIREQLTAKLKTRPLAQLMQHAAATPDEADDALVSELQGLHPRLLEQQEASTRLLQVRDRASFDHQRALALDRALRNDFYQDRNSRYITPRPIRQFIEAYQRGEMDLQAIKTLLTSARPLIDPSRPGSG; translated from the coding sequence ATGACCGTCTCACTTTCCGAACAGATGGGGGCCATGGCCCTGGTCGACGAGTTGCGCCACCAGGAACTCGCACAGCAGGAGCACCTGGATCTGCCGAAGCAGCGCAGCGAAGTAAGCGAACGCATACGCAGCTATTACCAGCGCAACGGCATCCATCATGAACAGACGCATGTCGAACAGGGCGTTCGGGCATTCTTCGCCCAACGCCTGGTCTTCGAAGCGCCGCCGCTGAGCAGGTGGGAGCGCTTGCTGGTGCGCCTGGCCCTGTCGCCCTCGCTGCTGATCCCGCCAACTGCGGCCGTACTGGCTGTCGGCGCCCTGAGCTGGCACTGCTTGCTGGTTGGATATGACCGAACCATGACACCCGATACCCTGTTCATCGCGATCGACACCTACACCCGTAGCACCCTGCTGGCGCAGCGTGAAGCCGAAGAAGACTTGCGTGAGGCCATTGCTCGCGAGGTCAGGCTTGAGTGTCTGATGACCGAGAAACTCAATGAACTTGCCAGTTTCCAACTGGAACACGGTCCAGAGCTTGATCCTGAGACCCGACAACTGCTGGCCGAACGCGAAAGCGCACAAGCCGAGCTGCACGACCACATCGATCGCCTGCAACGGCTGATCAAGGCACGCCTCGAGACTCAGCGCCACCTACAGACACGCATCGGCACACTTGAAACCCAGGCCCGTACTCAACTTGAGAAAGACCCGGCATACCTGAGCCTGACTGCGCACATTCGCCGAGCGCTGGACAACGAGCCGCAAGCCGAACTGGCTTATGTGGAGATCCGCGACGAGTGCAGGGCAAAGCTGGTAGCGTACTGGAACAACCCAATATTCCGCGCCCTGGTATTACGCGACTACGCAACCGAGCGCTACAGACCTCGCTTGCTGCGTACCTGGCTCGATGACTTCCTCGCCCGCAAGGTGAGTTTCCAGGTAAACCAAGCCAACGAACAAATGCTCCAGGCAATGCTCGACCGCAATGAAGTACAAAGGGAACAGCGCATGCGCGACAGGGAGCAAATGGGACGTGAACACCAGGCGTATCTGGACGAGGCGTACCATAGGCTGGGCTTGCCGGCGCTCTGGGCACAGGACGATGCTCTCGACCACGAACTGTCCGAGGCGAAGGCCGAAGTCGATGCCTGGTACCTGCAATTGAGCGCCTTCAACCAGGGGCGGGATCGCAACCTGCAACGCATTCGCGAGCAGCTCACTGCGAAACTCAAGACCCGCCCGCTTGCGCAACTCATGCAGCACGCCGCCGCCACACCGGATGAGGCCGATGATGCGTTGGTGAGTGAGCTTCAGGGCTTGCACCCACGCCTGCTTGAACAGCAGGAGGCCAGCACCAGGCTGCTGCAGGTGCGTGACCGCGCGAGCTTCGACCATCAGCGCGCGCTGGCACTGGATCGCGCCTTGCGCAACGACTTTTACCAAGATCGCAACAGCCGCTACATCACCCCTCGTCCGATCAGGCAGTTCATCGAGGCCTACCAGCGAGGCGAGATGGACCTGCAGGCGATCAAGACCCTGCTTACCAGCGCACGGCCCCTGATCGACCCCAGCCGACCTGGCAGCGGCTGA
- a CDS encoding N-acetylmuramoyl-L-alanine amidase — MYPIDAYTYRSKAFNRRVRFLVLHYTAVNFNGSINALVNGPQVSAHYLVPDPSDPSFTSAGFDAMRTFNLVDENERAWHAGVSGWAGRSNLNDTSIGIEIVSQASVSNGQFVFPPYHPQQVEALIQLGQAILQRYPDITPTQVVGHSDIAIGRKSDPGAAFPWQALHQAGIGAWYDEARKAYYQQRFAGCLPQVKVVLAKLRTYGYSFPTSPDPAQVRAVLRAFQLHFRPGNFDGVLDAETAAIIFALVERYMP; from the coding sequence ATGTATCCCATAGACGCCTACACCTACCGCTCCAAGGCGTTCAACCGACGGGTGCGATTCCTGGTGCTGCATTACACAGCCGTCAATTTCAACGGCTCGATCAATGCGCTGGTCAACGGTCCCCAGGTCAGCGCCCATTACCTGGTGCCCGACCCATCCGATCCGAGCTTCACCAGTGCAGGTTTCGACGCGATGCGCACCTTCAACCTCGTCGACGAGAACGAGCGCGCCTGGCACGCGGGTGTCAGCGGCTGGGCCGGACGCAGCAACCTGAACGATACGTCGATCGGCATCGAGATCGTCAGCCAGGCGTCGGTGAGCAACGGCCAGTTCGTGTTCCCGCCCTATCACCCCCAACAGGTGGAGGCCTTGATCCAGCTGGGCCAGGCGATCCTGCAGCGCTATCCGGACATCACGCCGACCCAGGTGGTCGGCCACAGCGACATCGCCATTGGCCGCAAGAGCGACCCGGGTGCCGCTTTTCCCTGGCAGGCGCTGCACCAGGCCGGTATCGGTGCCTGGTATGACGAGGCGCGCAAGGCGTACTACCAGCAGCGCTTCGCGGGCTGCCTGCCGCAGGTCAAGGTCGTCCTCGCCAAGCTGCGTACCTACGGCTACAGCTTCCCGACCAGCCCCGATCCGGCCCAGGTGCGTGCAGTGCTCAGGGCGTTCCAGCTGCATTTCCGGCCAGGCAACTTTGACGGTGTACTGGATGCCGAAACCGCGGCGATCATCTTTGCGCTGGTGGAGCGCTACATGCCCTGA
- a CDS encoding LysR family transcriptional regulator encodes MTSIRQLRYFVEIAEAGSFSAAAERLYIAQSALSRQIKELELHLGSALFERTARQPRLTAAGLAFLDRARHLLADLDKAERLAREVGQGLRGSLRLNHSSTVPLTGQLLQRLGTYLADNPGVSLEIAQQSSEAQLQDIAEGRLEIGLLRLPVLRQHEGVELHALFDEPLLLAVAASHPLATAGSVRLGQLREERFISIPHRQRGGLSYLSASLCMNEGFFPQAAQVVSRKTTQLQLIQAGFGVALLPLSMREIAPPSVTFVPLTEACQSTVALACRRDAGALSRKLLDSLRLPQGDQGM; translated from the coding sequence ATGACCTCGATCCGCCAACTGCGCTACTTCGTCGAAATCGCCGAGGCCGGCAGCTTCAGTGCCGCCGCCGAGCGGCTGTACATCGCCCAGTCGGCTCTCAGCCGACAGATCAAGGAACTGGAGCTGCACCTGGGGTCCGCGTTGTTCGAACGCACCGCGCGCCAGCCACGGCTGACCGCCGCAGGATTGGCTTTCCTCGACCGCGCCCGACATCTGCTGGCCGACCTGGACAAAGCCGAACGTCTGGCCCGCGAGGTGGGCCAGGGCCTGCGTGGCAGTCTGCGGCTGAACCACTCCAGTACCGTGCCGTTGACTGGACAACTGCTGCAGCGCCTCGGCACCTACCTCGCGGACAACCCCGGCGTCTCCCTGGAGATCGCCCAGCAATCGTCGGAGGCGCAACTTCAGGACATCGCCGAGGGCCGCCTGGAAATCGGTCTGCTGCGCCTGCCGGTGCTGCGCCAGCACGAGGGCGTGGAGTTGCATGCGCTATTCGACGAGCCCCTGCTGCTGGCGGTGGCGGCGAGCCATCCACTGGCCACGGCTGGCAGTGTCCGACTGGGGCAACTGCGCGAGGAACGCTTCATTTCCATACCCCATCGTCAGCGCGGCGGCTTGAGCTACCTGTCGGCGTCGCTGTGCATGAACGAGGGATTCTTTCCCCAGGCGGCGCAGGTGGTATCGCGCAAGACCACCCAACTGCAGCTTATCCAGGCTGGGTTCGGGGTGGCGTTGCTGCCCCTGAGCATGCGCGAAATCGCCCCGCCCTCGGTCACCTTCGTGCCGCTGACCGAGGCCTGCCAGAGCACCGTGGCCCTGGCCTGCCGACGCGACGCGGGAGCGCTGTCGAGAAAGCTACTGGACAGCCTGCGCTTGCCACAGGGCGATCAGGGCATGTAG
- a CDS encoding DUF6384 family protein, with protein sequence MRAFLCAHDEINRLQKAGHYLAFIHGYTARALPHSCKEHHELLPGARTAAPPAGMQSMSIPLSERIGAMGLVDQLRHREMAIQEHLDLPRRRAEVAEGIRTYYQSHGIAFDEATVEEGVRQFFARRLEFQAPALGFTQRLLTRLAMAYRPLLKGVAYSVLLIALGLGTLFLVESGLNIRAGLSADQLAIDVQLLQMDLAAQRQRLEQSKARQSRQPVPVVADLLIKVERLLPSPSQSLNVVRPDPITRDNRAPFNARIEQAYFVLAGAQNNLAKARKRLNRVEHVYISLDRQQQLQDRLNAVPLPKADHEQLADWLNRAGEDIAKLQLEKADSTLDAVKDYLIYAAEPLTIELIDRPGIKSGVERCYENAGCSPNSTRGKSWYLIVEPFDAAGKQTWAPVTSVETGKTRWANRFGVRVSYDEYLRVRQDKLEDGHISQRLIGRKPVNSLSIHFSQSTYATPDMILEW encoded by the coding sequence ATGCGGGCTTTTTTGTGCGCGCACGATGAGATTAACAGGCTGCAGAAAGCAGGCCATTATTTAGCCTTCATTCATGGGTATACTGCGCGAGCCCTCCCCCACTCATGCAAGGAGCACCATGAGCTATTGCCTGGCGCACGCACCGCGGCACCGCCCGCTGGAATGCAATCGATGAGCATCCCATTGAGTGAACGGATCGGCGCCATGGGGCTGGTTGACCAACTGCGTCATCGCGAAATGGCCATCCAGGAGCACCTTGACTTGCCTCGGCGCCGGGCCGAAGTGGCCGAAGGCATTCGCACTTACTACCAGAGCCATGGCATCGCCTTCGACGAAGCAACGGTCGAGGAAGGCGTACGTCAATTCTTCGCACGACGCCTTGAATTCCAAGCCCCTGCACTGGGCTTCACACAACGTCTGCTGACTCGTCTGGCCATGGCCTACCGACCGCTGCTAAAAGGCGTGGCCTACAGCGTGCTGCTGATCGCCTTGGGCCTGGGCACACTGTTTCTGGTGGAGAGTGGACTAAACATCCGGGCGGGCCTGAGTGCCGACCAATTGGCCATTGATGTCCAGCTGTTGCAGATGGATTTAGCTGCGCAGCGCCAGCGTTTGGAGCAATCCAAGGCGCGTCAGTCACGCCAACCGGTTCCAGTGGTGGCGGATCTGCTCATCAAGGTCGAGCGTCTGCTGCCCAGCCCCAGCCAATCATTAAATGTCGTACGACCCGATCCGATCACCCGCGACAACCGCGCGCCCTTCAATGCTCGAATCGAACAAGCGTACTTCGTGTTGGCCGGCGCGCAAAACAACCTGGCAAAGGCCAGAAAACGACTCAACCGCGTGGAGCACGTCTACATCAGCCTCGACCGGCAGCAGCAATTGCAGGATCGCCTGAATGCCGTGCCGCTGCCCAAGGCCGATCATGAGCAACTGGCTGACTGGCTCAACCGTGCCGGTGAAGATATCGCCAAGCTGCAACTGGAAAAGGCCGACTCCACCCTCGACGCAGTGAAAGACTACCTGATTTACGCCGCAGAACCCCTGACCATCGAGCTGATCGATCGCCCCGGCATCAAGTCGGGTGTGGAGCGCTGTTACGAAAACGCCGGCTGCAGTCCGAACAGCACCCGAGGCAAAAGCTGGTATCTGATCGTCGAACCCTTCGACGCTGCCGGTAAGCAGACGTGGGCGCCGGTGACCAGCGTGGAGACCGGCAAGACCCGTTGGGCCAATCGTTTCGGTGTCCGCGTCAGTTACGACGAGTATCTGCGGGTCCGGCAGGACAAGCTCGAAGATGGCCATATCAGCCAACGCCTGATCGGCAGAAAACCGGTGAACAGCCTGAGCATACACTTCAGCCAGAGCACCTACGCTACCCCCGACATGATTCTGGAATGGTAA
- a CDS encoding DUF6384 family protein, producing the protein MPAPAWTREADRAAHQARLDQYTQLMARLEAMPLPEDVRAKLLPFARSTGALVADHGPAKAIQALRELQVYVDYTEAQLQLHIPDGAGEISGYERCRKTSACQPGSEDGKAWFLVFQARDPQGKVVTMPLANGHTGAIALTDSLGVQVTHAQYLKAQQVKQAKGRVDNPVIGRKDAYNLSRHFDNRVFAGSSFDNPADTNQSIVSASF; encoded by the coding sequence GTGCCAGCGCCAGCCTGGACAAGGGAAGCGGACCGAGCGGCGCACCAGGCACGCCTGGACCAGTACACTCAGTTGATGGCCCGCTTGGAAGCCATGCCGCTACCGGAAGACGTGCGCGCCAAGCTGCTGCCGTTCGCCCGTTCCACCGGCGCGCTGGTGGCCGATCATGGGCCGGCCAAGGCCATTCAGGCATTGCGCGAGCTGCAGGTGTACGTCGACTACACCGAAGCGCAGCTGCAACTGCACATCCCCGACGGCGCCGGAGAGATATCCGGTTACGAACGCTGCCGCAAGACCTCGGCGTGCCAGCCAGGCAGCGAGGACGGCAAGGCATGGTTCCTGGTGTTTCAGGCACGCGACCCGCAGGGCAAGGTGGTGACGATGCCGCTCGCCAACGGCCACACCGGCGCGATCGCCCTCACCGACTCCCTCGGTGTGCAGGTCACCCACGCGCAGTACCTGAAAGCCCAGCAGGTCAAGCAGGCCAAGGGCCGCGTCGATAATCCGGTCATCGGCCGCAAGGATGCCTACAACCTAAGCAGGCACTTCGACAATCGCGTCTTTGCCGGTAGCAGCTTCGACAATCCGGCCGACACCAACCAGTCCATCGTCTCCGCCAGCTTCTGA